The Streptomyces asiaticus genome contains a region encoding:
- a CDS encoding DUF4232 domain-containing protein, which translates to MRSDATARIARRRTVRVAAAVLTAAAALTLTACNGSEGGDKKSAGQVDTAPAGSNGSSGSSGGAQGSDAKAEGGSEAGGAQDQSGGGQAATEGGGRAHAGVERCRTENLEAAFATGQDALPVPEDGGTTATIVLMNKGSYSCKLGGFPGVDLTSVNGGERWSLARSSQKWSSLEVEAGQSTEFTVNLAFTEEEEGFYQPAWVEITPPDETRALKIEWPWESDTLVDQRSATHPGTFVNPIG; encoded by the coding sequence ATGCGCTCCGACGCCACTGCCCGCATCGCCCGCCGTCGCACCGTCCGCGTCGCCGCGGCGGTCCTGACCGCGGCCGCCGCGCTGACCCTGACGGCCTGTAACGGCTCGGAGGGTGGCGATAAGAAGTCTGCGGGTCAGGTCGACACGGCCCCGGCCGGGTCCAACGGCTCCTCGGGTTCCTCCGGCGGTGCGCAGGGTTCCGATGCCAAGGCCGAGGGGGGCTCGGAGGCGGGCGGCGCGCAGGATCAGTCGGGTGGCGGGCAGGCAGCCACCGAGGGCGGTGGCAGGGCGCACGCGGGTGTCGAGCGCTGCCGCACGGAAAACCTGGAGGCCGCCTTCGCCACGGGCCAGGACGCGCTCCCGGTGCCGGAGGACGGCGGGACGACCGCCACCATCGTCCTGATGAACAAGGGCTCCTACTCCTGCAAGCTCGGCGGTTTCCCCGGTGTGGACCTGACCTCGGTGAACGGCGGTGAGCGCTGGTCCCTGGCCCGCTCCTCCCAGAAGTGGAGCTCTCTGGAGGTGGAGGCCGGCCAGAGCACCGAGTTCACCGTCAACCTCGCCTTCACCGAGGAGGAAGAGGGCTTCTACCAGCCGGCCTGGGTCGAGATCACCCCGCCCGACGAGACCAGGGCCCTCAAGATCGAGTGGCCCTGGGAGTCCGACACCCTCGTCGACCAGCGCAGCGCCACCCACCCCGGCACCTTCGTCAACCCCATCGGCTGA
- a CDS encoding HNH endonuclease family protein, which translates to MRKNARRTILACSVAAATAGFAVLGTAPAQAALPTPVSASTARSYLASLSVTAEHSRTGYSRDLFPHWITISGACNTRETVLKRDGSGVVTDSSCAATKGSWYSPYDGATWSAASDVDIDHLVPLAEAWDSGAWNWTTSKRQALANDLTRPQLLAVTDNVNQSKGDQDPGTWWPSRTAYKCTYARAWVQVKHYYGLSVDSAEKNSLSSVLNGC; encoded by the coding sequence ATGCGTAAGAACGCTCGACGTACCATCCTCGCCTGCTCTGTGGCCGCCGCGACCGCCGGTTTCGCCGTCCTCGGCACTGCCCCGGCGCAGGCCGCACTGCCCACTCCGGTCAGCGCCTCCACGGCCCGCTCCTACCTGGCCTCCCTCAGCGTGACCGCCGAGCATTCCCGCACCGGCTACAGCAGAGACCTCTTCCCGCACTGGATCACCATCAGCGGGGCCTGCAACACCCGCGAGACCGTCCTCAAGCGCGACGGCTCCGGCGTCGTGACCGACTCCTCCTGCGCCGCCACCAAGGGCAGCTGGTACTCCCCCTACGACGGTGCCACCTGGTCCGCCGCCTCGGACGTGGACATCGACCACCTCGTCCCGCTCGCCGAGGCATGGGACTCCGGCGCCTGGAACTGGACCACCTCCAAGCGGCAGGCCCTCGCCAACGACCTCACCCGCCCCCAGCTGCTCGCGGTCACCGACAACGTCAACCAGTCCAAGGGCGACCAGGACCCCGGCACCTGGTGGCCCTCCCGCACCGCCTACAAGTGCACCTACGCCCGCGCCTGGGTCCAGGTGAAGCACTACTACGGCCTTTCCGTCGACTCCGCCGAGAAGAACTCCCTGTCCTCCGTCCTCAACGGCTGCTGA
- a CDS encoding tetratricopeptide repeat protein — MGAEVWADVVVLTALEVEYRAVRAHLEDLRPVPAERGALFELGVFREGSGERTVAIHMTGPGNPGAGVSVERAAALFAPRAVLFVGVAGGVKDVALGDVVAADAVYDYETGKDTETGFLPRQKTYQSAYGLVQLARLVAAGDEWQERVRPGDDAPRARADDAPCPRTDAAPRPRAHVKPLAAGGRVVAHHRSDTGLRLAASAGDALAVDMEGFGFLAGAYANQQVDALVIRGISDLLGDKAEAHDEHWQPVASRHAAAFAFELISRIPVADPAAARPLDAPTRPDALVGGSLSSAPGRDCDGGGRRGGRRREPVHPRREQLDYHLDHGGCEPGRPFAFGSTPARPGAVPECVPGASGGRVIAQHSSLAVGYAEQVRFQGPVPQPAGWPHQVGLIPPRALAFQSRAVAEQLHQALRGEDTAVLGQVLSGLGGVGKTQLAADYARIAWEHGELDVLVWVTASSRETVVAGYTQAAVELLAVEPDEHAAGAFLAWLQPTRGRECRWLMVLDDVTDPADMRGLWPPSNPHGRTLATTRRRDAALIAADRRLLSVGLFTPEEATAHLGQALADHHRHAPADQIHALAADLGYLPLALSQATAYLMDTGISCARYRELLADRTRALSDLLPEPGILPDDQTTTVAATWSLSIERAERLRPQGLARPMLQLLAMLDPSGIPESVVTSAPALGHLARHHTSTTASVTTGPEPGPVTQEEAVGALRALHRLSLIDHTPDTPHLAIRVHHLIQRATWDSLLLDHGDQVARTAADALVAAWPGIERDTALVQALRANTTALTRTAEDALYRPDAHAVLYRAGESLGGSGQVSAARDYFQHLATEASRHLDSDHLNTFEARSHLAHWQGEAGDVAGAATAFAELLPDMVRVLEPDRFITVASLANSAYWRGKAGDVAGAATAFAELLPDMVRVLGPDDLEILKTRYNLVYWRKEAGDAAGAAAAYAELLSDVVRVLGPDHPFALTTRCALACSRGDTGDAAGAVTGLAELLADQEAVLGPDHLDTLTTQDCLARYQGEAGDAAGAATAYAGLLPDMLRVLGPDHPQTLSTASDSAYWRGKAGDVAGAATAFAELLPDMVQVLGPDHPDTLTTRYNLAYWRGEAGDAAGAATAFAELLPDMVQVLGPDHPETLSVRCALAWSRGGAGDAAGAVTALAELLADQETVLGPDHPTTVTTRQDLTYWQGNAGNGHKE, encoded by the coding sequence GTGGGCGCTGAGGTGTGGGCCGATGTGGTGGTTCTGACCGCGCTGGAGGTCGAGTACCGGGCGGTGCGCGCCCATCTGGAGGATCTGCGGCCGGTCCCGGCGGAGCGAGGCGCGTTGTTCGAGCTGGGTGTGTTCCGTGAGGGATCCGGGGAGCGGACGGTGGCCATCCATATGACGGGTCCGGGGAATCCGGGTGCCGGGGTCTCGGTCGAGCGGGCGGCGGCGCTCTTCGCGCCCCGGGCGGTGCTGTTCGTCGGGGTGGCGGGCGGCGTCAAGGATGTCGCGCTGGGTGATGTGGTGGCCGCCGACGCGGTGTACGACTACGAGACCGGCAAGGACACCGAGACCGGGTTCCTTCCCCGGCAGAAGACCTATCAGTCCGCGTACGGACTGGTGCAGCTGGCCCGGCTGGTGGCAGCGGGCGACGAGTGGCAGGAGCGGGTCCGCCCGGGGGACGACGCGCCACGCGCCCGGGCGGACGATGCGCCATGCCCTCGGACGGACGCCGCGCCGCGCCCCCGCGCCCATGTCAAGCCCCTCGCGGCGGGCGGCCGGGTGGTGGCGCACCACCGCTCGGACACCGGGCTCAGGCTCGCGGCCAGTGCGGGTGACGCGCTCGCGGTGGACATGGAAGGCTTCGGCTTCCTCGCCGGCGCGTATGCCAACCAGCAGGTGGACGCACTGGTGATCCGCGGCATCTCGGACCTGCTCGGAGACAAGGCCGAGGCACACGACGAGCACTGGCAGCCGGTGGCCTCCCGACACGCCGCCGCCTTCGCCTTCGAACTGATCAGCCGCATCCCGGTCGCGGACCCTGCGGCGGCCCGCCCACTCGACGCTCCCACCCGGCCTGACGCTCTGGTGGGAGGATCATTGTCCTCGGCGCCCGGCCGGGACTGCGACGGCGGGGGACGGCGGGGTGGCCGTAGGCGGGAACCAGTCCATCCGCGCCGAGAGCAGCTCGACTACCACCTGGACCATGGGGGATGTGAACCTGGGAGACCCTTCGCGTTCGGGTCCACCCCCGCCCGGCCCGGAGCGGTCCCCGAATGCGTGCCTGGCGCTTCGGGCGGCAGAGTCATCGCCCAACACAGCAGCCTGGCTGTCGGCTATGCCGAACAAGTTCGGTTCCAGGGCCCGGTGCCGCAACCAGCGGGATGGCCGCACCAGGTGGGCTTGATCCCGCCGCGGGCGCTGGCCTTCCAAAGCCGTGCCGTGGCCGAGCAGTTGCACCAGGCGCTCAGGGGAGAGGACACCGCGGTGCTCGGTCAGGTCCTGTCCGGACTTGGTGGTGTGGGCAAGACGCAACTGGCTGCCGACTACGCCCGCATCGCGTGGGAGCACGGTGAGCTGGATGTGCTGGTGTGGGTGACCGCAAGCAGCAGGGAAACCGTCGTGGCTGGCTACACGCAGGCCGCCGTCGAACTGCTGGCCGTGGAACCGGACGAGCACGCCGCCGGCGCCTTCCTGGCCTGGCTGCAGCCCACGCGCGGCCGGGAATGCCGGTGGCTGATGGTGCTGGACGACGTGACCGACCCGGCCGACATGCGCGGGCTGTGGCCACCGTCCAACCCGCACGGCCGCACCCTGGCCACCACACGGCGCCGCGATGCCGCCCTGATCGCGGCAGACCGGCGCCTGCTCAGCGTGGGCCTGTTCACCCCCGAGGAGGCTACGGCTCACCTGGGCCAGGCGCTCGCCGACCACCACCGTCACGCGCCCGCTGATCAGATCCATGCCCTGGCCGCTGATCTCGGATACCTGCCGCTGGCCCTGTCCCAAGCCACCGCGTACCTGATGGACACCGGCATCAGCTGTGCTCGCTACCGAGAACTGCTGGCCGACCGGACCAGAGCTCTGTCCGACTTGCTCCCCGAGCCCGGCATTCTTCCCGACGACCAAACAACTACCGTCGCCGCCACCTGGTCCTTGTCGATTGAGAGGGCAGAGCGCCTCCGCCCGCAGGGTCTGGCTCGGCCTATGCTCCAGCTGCTCGCGATGCTCGACCCTAGTGGAATCCCCGAAAGCGTCGTGACCAGCGCTCCAGCCCTCGGCCACCTTGCCCGCCACCACACCAGCACCACCGCCTCAGTAACCACCGGGCCGGAACCCGGTCCGGTAACTCAGGAGGAGGCCGTTGGTGCCCTGCGAGCCCTGCACCGGCTCAGCCTGATCGACCACACCCCCGATACTCCCCACCTGGCCATCCGCGTTCACCACCTCATCCAACGCGCAACCTGGGACAGCCTCCTCCTCGACCATGGTGACCAGGTCGCCCGTACCGCCGCCGACGCCCTCGTCGCTGCCTGGCCCGGCATTGAACGCGACACCGCCCTCGTCCAAGCCCTGCGTGCCAACACCACCGCCCTCACCAGGACCGCCGAAGACGCCCTCTACCGGCCCGACGCCCACGCGGTGCTGTACCGGGCCGGTGAAAGTCTCGGCGGATCCGGTCAGGTAAGCGCCGCACGCGACTACTTCCAACACCTCGCCACCGAGGCAAGCCGTCACTTGGACTCTGACCATCTGAATACTTTCGAGGCCCGAAGTCACCTCGCCCACTGGCAGGGAGAGGCGGGGGATGTGGCTGGGGCTGCCACCGCCTTCGCGGAACTGCTGCCCGACATGGTGCGGGTACTGGAACCCGACCGCTTCATAACCGTTGCCTCCCTCGCCAACAGCGCTTACTGGCGGGGGAAGGCGGGGGATGTGGCTGGGGCTGCCACCGCCTTCGCGGAACTGCTGCCCGACATGGTGCGGGTACTGGGACCGGACGACCTTGAGATACTCAAAACGCGGTACAACCTCGTCTACTGGCGGAAGGAGGCGGGGGATGCGGCTGGGGCTGCCGCGGCCTATGCCGAACTGTTGTCCGACGTGGTTCGGGTACTGGGACCCGACCACCCGTTCGCCCTCACCACACGGTGTGCCCTCGCCTGCTCGAGGGGGGACACAGGGGATGCTGCCGGAGCTGTGACCGGCTTGGCGGAACTGCTGGCCGACCAGGAGGCGGTGCTAGGCCCCGACCACCTCGACACCCTCACCACCCAAGACTGCCTTGCCCGGTATCAGGGGGAGGCGGGAGATGCGGCCGGGGCTGCCACCGCCTATGCCGGGCTGTTGCCCGACATGCTGAGAGTGCTGGGACCCGACCACCCTCAAACACTCAGCACTGCGAGTGACTCCGCGTACTGGCGGGGGAAGGCGGGGGATGTGGCTGGGGCTGCCACCGCCTTCGCGGAACTGCTGCCCGACATGGTTCAGGTACTGGGACCCGACCACCCGGACACCCTCACCACGCGGTACAACCTTGCCTACTGGCGGGGGGAGGCGGGAGATGCGGCCGGGGCCGCGACCGCCTTCGCGGAACTGCTGCCCGACATGGTTCAGGTACTGGGACCCGACCACCCCGAAACACTCTCCGTGCGGTGTGCCCTCGCCTGGTCGAGAGGAGGGGCGGGGGATGCTGCTGGAGCTGTGACCGCCTTGGCGGAACTGCTGGCCGACCAGGAGACCGTGCTAGGCCCCGACCACCCCACAACCGTCACTACCCGGCAAGACCTCACGTACTGGCAGGGGAACGCGGGGAATGGTCACAAGGAATGA
- a CDS encoding GIY-YIG nuclease family protein, with product MNAYSTEEPGYDTSVSPEQESKLLPRVAKRREPVKVPTTYLVGMEGSPLVKIGFTSGDPKKRLASLQTGQPMKLSLLWSSEGDHESALHHRFAPHRVRGEWFDLTPLGDPVQVVEDAIRFPDKDSTVPKQAPPARAKGAQKLIEVALDCVCGHSRSLHRCNNCTVAGSEEWRDCQCAEYTSTSVLESVGALTRVYESRPTTTGWQGPIPSERVAAGKDARYDALMTEIAGMVWPGGGQMVPGYWPESLAIGILWRLSKIEDPARHPAVVLGEVVRLKWPDGSTMVPGLFAERLTDRIMACLTAV from the coding sequence GTGAACGCCTACAGCACAGAAGAACCCGGCTACGACACGTCCGTCTCGCCTGAGCAGGAGAGCAAGTTGCTGCCGCGCGTGGCGAAGCGTCGGGAGCCGGTGAAGGTACCTACTACCTATCTGGTGGGGATGGAGGGCTCCCCACTTGTGAAGATCGGTTTCACCTCGGGGGATCCGAAGAAGCGCCTGGCGTCACTCCAGACCGGGCAGCCCATGAAACTGTCGCTGCTGTGGTCATCAGAAGGTGATCACGAGAGTGCGTTACACCATCGGTTTGCGCCGCACCGAGTCCGCGGTGAGTGGTTCGACCTCACCCCGCTAGGTGACCCGGTGCAGGTTGTGGAAGATGCCATCCGATTCCCGGACAAGGACTCAACTGTTCCGAAGCAGGCCCCGCCGGCTCGGGCGAAAGGCGCACAGAAGCTGATCGAGGTTGCACTCGACTGTGTCTGCGGGCACAGCAGGAGCCTTCACCGCTGCAACAACTGCACGGTGGCGGGCTCGGAGGAATGGCGTGACTGCCAGTGCGCCGAGTACACGTCAACATCGGTGCTGGAAAGCGTCGGCGCGCTGACCCGAGTGTACGAGTCACGTCCGACCACGACCGGCTGGCAAGGGCCCATCCCCTCTGAACGTGTGGCAGCAGGGAAAGACGCACGGTACGACGCTTTGATGACCGAGATCGCCGGAATGGTGTGGCCTGGAGGCGGTCAGATGGTTCCGGGATACTGGCCGGAGAGTCTCGCGATCGGCATCCTGTGGCGTCTGAGCAAGATCGAGGATCCTGCCCGGCACCCTGCCGTCGTTCTCGGTGAAGTTGTGCGGCTGAAATGGCCCGACGGGTCCACCATGGTGCCGGGGCTCTTCGCTGAGCGCCTGACCGACAGGATCATGGCCTGCCTGACGGCAGTTTGA
- the tcmP gene encoding three-Cys-motif partner protein TcmP has translation MSTGTSGTYWQGKALPSVFKHELLRRYIPPFGGMTSRQSRDKRVVYLDGYAGEGRYESGEPGSAEIAMRVASYYRSRGLNLSCFFVEEQAKSFERLLEVLQTYRARGVDARAHRGEVDGVLDDVVLRARGVPLFLFLDPCGLCLPMERLVDVLARRRPGTRPATELLMNFSMMAVRRLGGHVTSPKGNEKSLERFDAVCGGRWWREYFSGAASEQDAAEAVAAEYARRLEQQTDMSVQSVPVAADPDVKPVYHLVFGTRSPYGLWVFGDAVARARDEWWKTLELREDDALFSVISLKRPDPATVEKEAVPAMARNLEKLLLRTRRPVKLVDHTLEVFGTYYGQVTEPVARKAVKLLHSQGKTPTTGVGEKRTRELIVRPAA, from the coding sequence ATGTCGACCGGGACGAGCGGGACTTACTGGCAGGGGAAAGCTCTGCCGAGCGTGTTCAAGCATGAGCTGCTGCGGCGCTACATCCCTCCGTTCGGAGGGATGACGAGCAGGCAGTCGCGGGACAAGCGAGTGGTGTATCTGGACGGGTACGCAGGTGAGGGCCGGTACGAGAGCGGTGAGCCGGGCTCGGCGGAGATCGCTATGCGGGTCGCCTCCTACTACCGATCGCGCGGACTGAACCTGTCGTGCTTCTTCGTGGAGGAACAGGCCAAGTCCTTCGAACGCCTGCTGGAAGTCCTCCAGACCTATCGGGCCCGCGGTGTCGACGCGCGAGCGCACCGCGGGGAGGTCGACGGCGTCCTCGACGATGTGGTGCTGCGGGCCAGGGGTGTTCCGCTGTTTTTGTTCCTGGATCCGTGCGGGCTGTGCCTGCCGATGGAACGTCTGGTGGATGTCCTGGCGCGGCGACGGCCGGGGACCCGCCCGGCGACGGAGCTGCTGATGAACTTCAGCATGATGGCGGTCCGGCGACTGGGCGGCCATGTCACCTCGCCCAAGGGCAACGAGAAGAGCCTGGAGCGGTTCGACGCGGTGTGCGGGGGCCGGTGGTGGCGTGAGTACTTCAGCGGCGCCGCCTCCGAGCAGGACGCGGCCGAGGCTGTGGCGGCAGAGTACGCCCGGCGCCTGGAGCAGCAGACCGACATGTCGGTGCAGTCGGTGCCGGTCGCCGCCGACCCTGACGTGAAGCCGGTCTACCACCTGGTCTTCGGCACCCGCAGCCCGTATGGCCTGTGGGTCTTCGGAGACGCGGTGGCACGGGCCCGGGACGAGTGGTGGAAGACGCTCGAGCTTCGAGAAGACGACGCACTGTTCTCCGTCATCTCGCTCAAGCGGCCCGATCCGGCAACGGTGGAGAAGGAAGCAGTGCCAGCCATGGCCCGCAACCTGGAGAAACTGCTGCTGCGCACCAGGCGGCCGGTGAAACTGGTCGACCACACGCTGGAGGTGTTCGGTACCTACTACGGACAGGTCACCGAGCCGGTTGCCCGGAAGGCGGTGAAGCTTCTCCACAGCCAGGGCAAGACGCCCACCACCGGTGTGGGCGAGAAGCGGACCCGCGAGCTGATCGTGCGCCCCGCAGCCTGA
- a CDS encoding DUF5131 family protein, producing the protein MSDRSAIEWTEATWNPTTGCDRVSEGCTNCYALALAKRLKAMGAPKYQNDGDLRTSGPGFGVTLHPDSLDVPYGWKSPRTVFVNSMSDLFHARVPLDYVRQVFEVMADTPQHTYQILTKRARRLRQLAPKLDWPPNVWMGVSVESETELPRVDDLRQVPAAVRFLSCEPLLGPLPGLDLESIHWVIAGGESGPRHRPLDAAWVTGIRDTCQEAGVAFFFKQWGGRTPKAGGRELAGRTWDEMPSPAAA; encoded by the coding sequence GTGAGCGATCGAAGCGCCATTGAGTGGACCGAGGCGACGTGGAATCCCACCACAGGGTGCGACCGAGTCTCGGAGGGCTGCACCAACTGTTACGCCCTTGCCCTGGCCAAGAGGCTCAAGGCGATGGGGGCGCCGAAGTACCAGAACGACGGCGACCTGCGGACCTCCGGCCCCGGATTCGGCGTCACGCTGCACCCGGACTCGCTGGATGTGCCCTACGGGTGGAAGAGCCCTCGCACCGTGTTCGTCAATTCCATGAGCGACTTGTTCCACGCACGCGTGCCACTGGACTACGTGCGGCAGGTCTTCGAGGTCATGGCCGACACCCCGCAGCACACCTACCAGATCCTGACCAAGCGGGCCCGGCGCCTGCGCCAGCTCGCCCCGAAGCTGGACTGGCCCCCGAACGTGTGGATGGGTGTGTCGGTCGAGTCGGAGACCGAACTGCCACGCGTGGATGACCTGCGCCAGGTCCCGGCCGCCGTGCGGTTCCTTTCCTGCGAGCCGCTGCTGGGCCCGCTGCCCGGGCTGGACCTGGAGAGCATCCACTGGGTCATCGCCGGCGGTGAGTCCGGACCGCGCCACCGCCCGCTGGACGCGGCCTGGGTGACCGGCATCCGTGACACCTGCCAGGAAGCAGGAGTGGCGTTCTTCTTCAAACAATGGGGAGGCCGCACCCCCAAGGCCGGGGGCCGCGAGCTCGCCGGCCGCACCTGGGACGAAATGCCCAGCCCAGCCGCTGCCTGA
- a CDS encoding DciA family protein, whose product MTEARNTSGVDLARVALHQAREAAKARGEAGTRKTKRRTRSSSTRRDGREPTGFAALLQGLIADRAWELPAAGGSVLDRWPDIAAAVAPQLPHQVAAVGFHPETGQLDLRPASSAYATQLRLITARIVAAANESVGTEAVRTVRVLPPGAAPVPRTAPKAPAAAPDAPRAPVKTREMGSAGFHQALAAHQAVAPPSRVDPSIAAAIERQNASRGMREPEEDFGDGQAAIEELQAKAAREAAADSGRVRALRRARAERAGSAAAAASREARTA is encoded by the coding sequence ATGACCGAAGCACGCAACACCAGTGGAGTGGACCTGGCCCGGGTCGCACTGCACCAAGCCCGAGAAGCCGCCAAGGCACGCGGTGAGGCCGGAACGCGGAAGACGAAGCGGCGGACCCGGTCCTCGAGCACGCGCCGGGATGGCCGGGAGCCGACGGGGTTCGCTGCCCTGCTCCAGGGCCTGATAGCCGACCGGGCCTGGGAGCTCCCGGCCGCCGGCGGCAGCGTCCTGGACCGCTGGCCGGACATCGCCGCGGCCGTCGCTCCGCAGCTGCCCCACCAGGTCGCGGCCGTCGGGTTCCACCCGGAGACCGGGCAGCTTGACCTCCGCCCGGCCTCTTCGGCCTACGCCACCCAGCTCCGCCTGATCACCGCGCGGATCGTCGCCGCGGCCAACGAGTCGGTCGGCACCGAGGCGGTGCGTACCGTGCGGGTCCTGCCCCCGGGTGCCGCGCCCGTGCCTCGGACCGCGCCCAAGGCCCCGGCCGCCGCGCCGGACGCTCCGCGGGCGCCGGTGAAGACGCGCGAGATGGGATCGGCCGGCTTCCACCAGGCACTCGCCGCGCACCAGGCCGTCGCGCCTCCGAGCCGCGTCGACCCGTCGATCGCGGCGGCCATCGAGCGGCAGAACGCGAGCCGTGGGATGCGCGAGCCGGAGGAGGACTTCGGCGACGGGCAAGCCGCGATCGAGGAACTACAGGCCAAGGCGGCACGGGAGGCAGCCGCCGACAGTGGCCGCGTTCGCGCACTGCGGCGGGCTCGTGCTGAGCGAGCTGGTTCCGCGGCTGCGGCCGCGTCTCGAGAGGCCCGTACCGCGTGA
- a CDS encoding DciA family protein yields MEVSVSNRSDMPSAADHDTPDLRPAEWLTGNMAHLWEEALGSENLARRLRVAGVDAHGYLHVTCSQAAYRTHLRLLAQYVVARLNELVPTVRVTGIRTHMRPVAILVATVDANTDHQVLDGVLLETCHDAVQVWGPEHPAILRHTAQTPADQFVADWAAQHTATTAGTSAPVHAVAELADHGRHGAKATEIRDLRLVTIDRPDMCLAICAKNHPIPSLAQLAIRVGLPARQVWS; encoded by the coding sequence GTGGAGGTCAGCGTGAGCAACAGGTCCGACATGCCGTCGGCTGCAGACCATGACACACCGGATCTGCGGCCTGCGGAATGGCTCACCGGCAACATGGCCCACCTGTGGGAGGAGGCACTGGGCAGCGAGAACCTTGCCCGGCGTCTGCGCGTGGCCGGGGTCGACGCCCACGGATATCTGCATGTGACCTGCTCTCAGGCGGCGTACCGGACACATCTGCGGTTGCTCGCGCAGTACGTCGTCGCGCGGCTCAACGAGCTCGTCCCCACCGTCCGGGTGACGGGGATCAGAACCCACATGCGCCCCGTCGCGATTCTTGTGGCAACAGTCGACGCCAACACCGACCACCAGGTCCTCGACGGCGTACTGCTGGAAACCTGCCACGACGCCGTCCAGGTCTGGGGACCGGAACACCCCGCCATCCTGCGGCACACGGCACAGACTCCTGCTGACCAGTTCGTCGCGGACTGGGCTGCCCAGCACACCGCGACGACCGCTGGCACCAGTGCTCCGGTCCACGCCGTAGCTGAGCTCGCCGATCACGGGCGCCACGGCGCCAAAGCCACAGAGATCCGCGACCTTCGGCTCGTGACCATCGACCGCCCGGACATGTGCCTCGCCATCTGCGCGAAGAACCACCCAATTCCCTCGCTCGCCCAGCTCGCCATCCGTGTTGGCCTTCCCGCCAGGCAGGTGTGGTCATGA
- a CDS encoding transcriptional regulator, whose translation MSAVAVDTAVMVPAARSPVDDGAVSVLPDLWVPEARQWLSTSSGRVALDGYSWMQAVHWVAGSGLYEPRRYRSHGPRAFGPTTVWIAQLLTELSPCRPGVEYLMRRTGLSERAVEYHLAMLRETGLLAWKVRGTRVRGERAQASEYVWMIPPEFDRALGIRTSGEGTARRVTGIAESGRELVAKLAKKASRKVRKPRSKTSSKAPVRGAEQGVVTAVSDEARCTPMQVGTSASSTAGTTSFPPESRLASGQSKSPTPKKVKRGRRKLNSVGRRFQLASELIRQVPWMGRASVPRIAWILKEVSDAGWTADEVIAFLDCGDAPSTVHRPSGFLAGRLKGATTLWPTAEGRARAVDAYRDSRRAEQARHQEWEGVWQAPRSESVRRLVAEAFAPRSQQPLDNSLVADLPAHGHHAEDEAPDLEQLTREQVRDWRVRAMKDHQVVFDHIDAFGETSARRLFSNQLVNEVQRLSGTHHLVLGHTTWRSA comes from the coding sequence ATGAGTGCCGTGGCGGTGGATACCGCCGTGATGGTCCCCGCCGCGCGTTCGCCGGTCGACGACGGCGCGGTGTCTGTGCTGCCTGATCTGTGGGTGCCGGAGGCGCGGCAGTGGTTGTCGACGTCGTCGGGGCGGGTGGCGCTGGATGGTTACAGCTGGATGCAGGCGGTGCACTGGGTGGCGGGGTCGGGGTTGTATGAGCCGCGGCGGTACCGGTCGCACGGGCCGCGTGCGTTCGGCCCGACGACGGTGTGGATCGCGCAGCTGCTGACGGAGCTGTCGCCGTGCCGCCCCGGGGTCGAGTATCTGATGCGCCGTACCGGCTTGTCGGAGCGGGCGGTGGAGTATCACCTGGCGATGCTGCGGGAGACCGGGCTGCTGGCCTGGAAGGTGCGCGGGACGCGGGTCCGCGGGGAGCGGGCGCAGGCGAGCGAGTACGTGTGGATGATTCCGCCGGAGTTCGATCGGGCGCTGGGGATCCGTACGTCCGGTGAGGGCACCGCGCGTCGGGTGACCGGGATCGCGGAGAGCGGCCGGGAGCTGGTGGCGAAGCTGGCGAAGAAGGCGTCGCGGAAGGTGCGCAAGCCGCGGTCGAAGACGTCGTCGAAGGCCCCGGTGAGGGGTGCTGAGCAGGGGGTTGTGACGGCTGTTTCGGATGAGGCGCGTTGCACCCCAATGCAGGTTGGTACCTCAGCGTCTTCTACTGCGGGTACTACTTCCTTCCCCCCTGAGAGCAGGCTCGCAAGCGGGCAGAGCAAGTCCCCCACCCCAAAGAAGGTCAAGCGGGGCCGCCGGAAGCTCAACAGCGTTGGGCGCCGTTTCCAGCTGGCCTCGGAGCTGATCCGCCAGGTGCCGTGGATGGGACGGGCCTCGGTGCCCCGGATCGCCTGGATCCTCAAGGAGGTCTCGGACGCCGGCTGGACCGCAGACGAGGTGATCGCGTTCCTCGACTGTGGCGACGCCCCGAGCACCGTGCACCGGCCCTCGGGGTTCCTCGCCGGACGGCTCAAGGGAGCAACCACCCTGTGGCCGACAGCTGAGGGCCGGGCGCGTGCCGTGGATGCGTACCGGGACTCCCGCCGTGCCGAGCAGGCCCGCCACCAGGAGTGGGAGGGCGTCTGGCAGGCTCCCCGCAGCGAGTCGGTGCGCCGCCTGGTCGCCGAAGCCTTCGCTCCTCGATCCCAGCAGCCGCTGGACAACAGCCTGGTGGCGGACCTGCCCGCCCACGGCCATCACGCTGAGGACGAGGCGCCCGACCTGGAGCAGCTGACCCGGGAACAGGTGCGGGACTGGCGAGTGCGGGCCATGAAGGACCACCAGGTGGTCTTCGACCACATCGACGCCTTTGGCGAGACGTCGGCGCGACGTCTGTTCAGCAACCAGCTCGTCAACGAAGTGCAGCGCCTGTCCGGCACCCACCACCTCGTGCTTGGACACACCACGTGGAGGTCAGCGTGA